In one Streptomyces sp. NBC_01241 genomic region, the following are encoded:
- a CDS encoding glycosyltransferase family 39 protein produces MSHRNVPQIWHTLGHVDVVHGLYYLIMRGVFGLWDGGLVALRLPSVLAVAAAAVGIVRLGQRLGGTWTGLLAGLVLPLLPPTQRYAQEGRSYALICALITWASCLLVSNLSRPEGPDRGRARGRRRARMQGWARGWVTYGVVMLTACLLHEFAVLILLAHGVTVFGTRSVRPMRRAWTITAGGVVAGLLPIAVVSTTQSAQVDWIGPPDAGEVLGFVVTALLGLVLARSTGSSRGPVTLPALALPLLILPTTLLILTSPLHPLYVDRYVLASAIGFALLAGAGLDRLRLRLSARDAGTVRRVTCAVAMVALLATLVPVSIALRKPGSRKNDAVAIARAVQDIAGPGDGLLFMPSRRRVWTLARPDSFVALSDLALERTPVASNTLFGREFPPERIRERILTSTRVIAVRDPEGQPLDGSAREAVKRATLDAYFEQCASRTVTQARITVYARPGHC; encoded by the coding sequence ATGTCACACCGGAATGTGCCGCAGATATGGCACACCCTGGGTCACGTCGACGTCGTGCACGGCCTCTACTACCTGATCATGCGCGGCGTGTTCGGCCTCTGGGACGGCGGACTCGTGGCACTGCGGCTGCCCTCGGTACTGGCGGTCGCCGCGGCTGCGGTCGGCATCGTACGGCTCGGACAACGCCTCGGCGGGACCTGGACCGGACTGCTGGCGGGCCTCGTCCTCCCGCTGCTCCCGCCGACACAGCGGTACGCGCAGGAAGGCCGGTCCTACGCGCTGATCTGCGCGCTGATCACATGGGCCAGTTGTCTTCTCGTCAGCAACCTCTCCCGGCCGGAGGGACCGGACAGAGGGCGGGCACGGGGGCGCAGACGGGCACGGATGCAGGGCTGGGCACGGGGATGGGTGACATATGGCGTTGTCATGCTGACGGCCTGTCTGCTCCACGAGTTCGCCGTACTGATACTTCTGGCCCACGGTGTGACCGTCTTCGGGACGCGTTCGGTGCGGCCGATGAGACGGGCGTGGACCATCACGGCGGGCGGGGTCGTCGCCGGGCTCCTCCCGATCGCCGTCGTCAGCACCACGCAGTCGGCGCAGGTGGACTGGATCGGCCCGCCGGACGCCGGGGAGGTGCTGGGCTTCGTCGTGACAGCCCTGCTGGGCCTCGTCCTCGCCCGCTCCACCGGCAGTTCGCGCGGACCGGTCACTTTGCCCGCGCTCGCGCTCCCGCTGCTGATCCTGCCCACCACGCTGCTCATACTGACGAGCCCGTTGCATCCGTTGTACGTGGACCGGTACGTCCTGGCCTCCGCCATCGGCTTCGCGCTCCTGGCGGGCGCGGGGCTCGACCGGCTCCGGCTACGGCTGTCGGCGCGCGACGCGGGAACCGTGCGACGTGTGACATGTGCTGTGGCCATGGTCGCGCTGCTCGCCACCCTCGTCCCCGTGAGCATCGCGCTGCGGAAGCCGGGGAGCCGCAAGAACGACGCGGTGGCGATCGCCCGGGCGGTCCAGGACATCGCCGGGCCCGGGGACGGGCTGCTGTTCATGCCGTCGCGCAGACGCGTGTGGACGCTGGCCCGGCCGGACTCCTTCGTGGCGCTGTCCGACCTCGCCCTGGAGCGGACCCCTGTGGCGTCCAACACGCTGTTCGGCCGTGAGTTTCCGCCGGAGCGGATCCGCGAACGCATCCTGACCAGCACTCGCGTCATCGCGGTGCGCGACCCGGAGGGCCAGCCCCTGGACGGGAGCGCGCGCGAGGCGGTCAAGCGCGCCACCCTCGACGCGTACTTCGAGCAGTGCGCGAGCCGGACGGTCACGCAGGCGCGCATCACCGTGTACGCCAGGCCCGGCCACTGCTGA
- a CDS encoding M20/M25/M40 family metallo-hydrolase, which produces MAEATDPQESAESVDRQALDESVTFTSELIRIDTTNRGGGDCRERPAAEYVAERLAAAGLEPALLERTTGRTNVVARIEGTDPSADALLVHGHLDVVPAEADDWSVHPFSGEVRDGVVWGRGAIDMKNMDAMVLAVVRAWARAGVRPRRDIVIAYTADEEASAEDGSGFLADRHAALFEGCTEGISESGAFTFHAGPDMPLYPIAAGERGTAWLKLTAHGKAGHGSKVNKANAVSTLAAAVARIGGHEWPVRLTPTVRAALTEIAALHGIHPDLDAPGFDVDELLGKLGPAADLIAPTVRNSSNPTMLEAGYKVNVIPGHATAFIDGRMVPGGEDEFHATLDRLTGPDVDWEFHHREVPLQAPVDSPTFAKLRAAIERFDPDGHVVPYCMSGGTDAKQFSRLGITGYGFSPLKLPVGFDYQALFHGVDERVPVDALHFGVRVLDHYLRTA; this is translated from the coding sequence ATGGCTGAGGCGACCGACCCCCAGGAGAGCGCCGAGAGCGTCGACCGGCAGGCGCTCGACGAATCGGTGACGTTCACCTCCGAACTGATCAGGATCGACACCACCAACCGCGGTGGCGGCGACTGCCGGGAGCGCCCGGCCGCCGAGTACGTCGCCGAGCGGCTCGCCGCCGCCGGACTGGAACCCGCCCTGCTGGAGCGCACCACCGGGCGCACCAATGTGGTGGCCCGGATCGAGGGCACCGACCCGTCCGCCGACGCCCTGCTCGTACACGGCCATCTCGACGTCGTCCCGGCCGAGGCCGACGACTGGAGCGTGCACCCGTTCTCCGGGGAGGTCCGCGACGGCGTCGTCTGGGGGCGCGGCGCCATCGACATGAAGAACATGGACGCGATGGTCCTGGCCGTCGTACGGGCCTGGGCGCGCGCCGGTGTCCGCCCCCGCCGCGACATCGTGATCGCGTACACCGCCGACGAGGAGGCCAGCGCCGAGGACGGTTCGGGCTTCCTCGCCGACCGGCACGCCGCACTCTTCGAAGGGTGCACGGAGGGCATCAGCGAATCCGGCGCCTTCACCTTCCACGCCGGACCGGACATGCCGCTCTACCCGATCGCCGCCGGCGAGCGCGGCACCGCCTGGCTGAAGCTCACCGCGCACGGCAAGGCGGGGCACGGCTCCAAGGTCAACAAGGCCAACGCGGTCAGCACGCTCGCCGCGGCCGTCGCCCGGATCGGCGGGCACGAATGGCCGGTCCGGCTCACCCCGACCGTGCGCGCCGCACTCACCGAGATCGCCGCACTGCACGGCATCCACCCCGACCTCGACGCCCCCGGCTTCGACGTGGACGAGCTGCTCGGCAAGCTCGGACCGGCCGCCGACCTGATCGCGCCGACCGTGCGCAACAGCTCCAACCCGACCATGCTGGAGGCCGGGTACAAGGTCAACGTCATCCCCGGCCACGCCACCGCGTTCATCGACGGCCGGATGGTCCCCGGCGGCGAGGACGAGTTCCACGCCACCCTGGACCGGCTGACCGGACCCGACGTCGACTGGGAGTTCCACCACCGCGAGGTCCCGCTGCAGGCCCCCGTCGACTCGCCGACCTTCGCGAAGCTGCGCGCCGCGATCGAACGCTTCGACCCGGACGGCCACGTCGTGCCGTACTGCATGTCGGGCGGCACGGACGCCAAACAGTTCTCCCGGCTCGGCATCACCGGCTACGGCTTCTCACCGCTGAAGCTGCCCGTCGGCTTCGACTACCAGGCGCTGTTCCACGGCGTCGACGAACGCGTCCCCGTCGACGCACTGCACTTTGGTGTCCGCGTCCTCGACCACTACCTGCGCACGGCCTGA
- a CDS encoding prolyl oligopeptidase family serine peptidase — MVSTGPYGTWPSPIDARLAASHDGRPEYVGVVGDEVWWTEPRPAEAGRRALIRRRADGTGDSVLPAPWNVRSRVIEYGGQPWAGAERAEGGPLIVFVHFADQRLYAYAPDEPGEPRPLTPVSSVGGGLRWVDPQLHLDRGEVWCVLEEFTGERPTDLRRVIAAVPLDGSAAEDRSAVRELTDDSHRFVTGPRLSPDGRRAAWLAWDHPRMPWDGTEVMLADVAEDGTFQHTWSFGGGPEESVPQIEWDADGRLLFASDRSGWWNLYRADPHRGAVALCPREQEFAGPLWKIGLSWFRPLENGLIATVHGRGTTTLGILDPATGDLADVAGPWTEWAESLAVHGSRVYGIAASPYSAYEVVELDTATGHTRIVGTPHEDAVDPAYYPRPENRTFTGPDGREIHAHIYPPRNPDRAGPDGELPPYVVWAHGGPTGHAALVLDLEIAYFTSRGIGVAEVNYGGSTGYGRSYRNRLREQWGVVDVEDCAAVARALAAEGTADPRRLAIRGGSAGGWTTAASLTGTDVYACGTIIYPILDLTGWGTDETHDFESQYLESLVGPLADVPDRYRERSPISRTDRLTTPFLLLQGLDDPICPPVQCERFLAEVEGRGVPHAYLTFEGEGHGFRRADTMIRALEAELSLYGQTFGIDCPDVPRLELKK, encoded by the coding sequence ATGGTGTCCACAGGACCCTACGGAACGTGGCCTTCGCCGATCGACGCGCGGCTGGCCGCCTCGCACGACGGCCGTCCGGAGTACGTCGGCGTGGTCGGCGACGAGGTGTGGTGGACGGAGCCGCGCCCCGCCGAGGCGGGCCGCCGCGCCCTGATCCGCCGCCGCGCGGACGGGACCGGTGACAGCGTCCTGCCCGCTCCGTGGAACGTACGGAGCCGGGTCATCGAATACGGCGGACAGCCCTGGGCCGGGGCCGAACGCGCCGAGGGCGGACCACTGATCGTCTTCGTCCACTTCGCCGACCAGCGGCTGTACGCCTACGCCCCCGACGAACCCGGCGAGCCCCGGCCGCTCACCCCGGTCTCGTCCGTCGGCGGCGGGCTGCGGTGGGTCGACCCGCAGCTTCACCTCGACCGGGGCGAAGTGTGGTGCGTCCTGGAGGAGTTCACCGGCGAGCGGCCCACCGACCTGCGCCGGGTGATCGCCGCCGTACCACTGGACGGCTCGGCCGCCGAGGACCGCTCCGCGGTACGCGAACTCACCGACGACAGCCACCGGTTCGTCACCGGGCCGAGGCTCTCGCCCGACGGGAGGCGGGCCGCCTGGCTCGCCTGGGACCATCCGCGCATGCCGTGGGACGGCACCGAAGTGATGCTCGCGGACGTCGCCGAGGACGGTACGTTCCAGCACACCTGGAGCTTCGGCGGCGGCCCCGAGGAATCGGTGCCGCAGATCGAATGGGACGCCGACGGGCGGCTTCTCTTCGCCAGTGACCGCAGCGGCTGGTGGAACCTGTACCGCGCCGACCCGCACCGGGGCGCGGTCGCGCTCTGCCCCCGGGAACAGGAGTTCGCCGGACCGCTGTGGAAGATCGGCCTCAGCTGGTTCCGGCCGCTGGAGAACGGCCTGATCGCCACCGTCCACGGCAGGGGCACCACCACGCTCGGCATCCTCGACCCGGCGACCGGTGACCTCGCCGACGTCGCCGGCCCCTGGACCGAATGGGCCGAGTCGCTCGCCGTGCACGGCAGCCGGGTCTACGGCATCGCCGCGAGCCCGTACAGCGCCTACGAGGTCGTCGAGCTGGACACCGCGACCGGCCACACCCGGATCGTCGGCACGCCGCACGAGGACGCCGTCGACCCCGCGTACTACCCGCGGCCCGAGAACCGCACCTTCACCGGGCCCGACGGCCGGGAGATCCACGCCCACATCTACCCGCCCCGCAATCCCGACCGGGCCGGCCCCGACGGTGAACTGCCGCCCTACGTGGTCTGGGCGCACGGCGGCCCCACCGGCCATGCCGCACTCGTACTCGACCTGGAGATCGCCTACTTCACCTCGCGCGGCATCGGCGTCGCCGAAGTGAACTACGGCGGCTCCACCGGCTACGGCAGGAGCTACCGCAACCGGTTGCGCGAACAGTGGGGCGTCGTCGACGTCGAGGACTGCGCCGCCGTCGCCCGGGCGCTGGCCGCCGAGGGCACGGCCGACCCGCGGCGGCTCGCCATCCGGGGCGGCAGCGCCGGCGGCTGGACCACCGCGGCCTCGCTGACCGGCACCGACGTCTACGCCTGCGGCACGATCATCTACCCCATCCTCGACCTGACCGGCTGGGGCACCGACGAGACCCATGACTTCGAGTCGCAGTACCTGGAGTCCCTCGTGGGCCCCCTCGCCGACGTCCCGGACCGCTACCGCGAACGGTCGCCGATCAGCCGCACCGACCGGCTGACCACCCCCTTCCTCCTGCTCCAGGGGCTGGACGATCCGATCTGCCCGCCCGTCCAGTGCGAGCGGTTCCTGGCCGAGGTCGAGGGGCGCGGTGTCCCGCACGCGTACCTCACCTTCGAGGGGGAGGGGCACGGATTCCGGCGCGCCGACACGATGATCCGTGCCCTGGAGGCCGAACTCTCCCTGTACGGGCAGACGTTCGGCATCGACTGCCCGGACGTACCGCGACTGGAGCTGAAGAAGTGA
- a CDS encoding DUF6204 family protein, whose translation MSTQHTYRVIVRGTWDGLTEEARARLLSEVDEHGLSAMQFTEEGSLTYDRVLKHFSFRFVVVSDAEDGEEMASAIAEDRAETLLRDQGYGHGELRSKATDMDTMKINYKGR comes from the coding sequence ATGAGCACGCAGCACACCTACCGAGTGATCGTGCGCGGCACCTGGGACGGCCTGACCGAAGAGGCACGCGCCCGGCTCCTGTCCGAGGTGGACGAGCACGGCCTGAGCGCGATGCAGTTCACCGAGGAGGGCTCGCTGACGTACGACCGGGTGCTCAAGCACTTCAGCTTCCGGTTCGTGGTCGTGTCGGATGCCGAGGACGGCGAGGAGATGGCGTCCGCGATCGCCGAGGACCGGGCCGAGACCCTGCTGCGGGACCAGGGTTACGGTCATGGTGAACTCCGGTCCAAGGCAACGGACATGGACACCATGAAGATCAATTACAAGGGGCGGTGA
- a CDS encoding M55 family metallopeptidase produces the protein MKILISADMEGATGVTWPADVLPGTPQWERCRALFTSDVNAAALGFYDGGADEVLINEAHWSMRNLLLERLDDRVQMLTGRHKSLSMVEGIQHGDVDAIAFVGYHTGAGTEGVLAHTYLANSITGVWLNGARASEGLLNAHVVAEYGVPVVLVTGDDLTCVDADGYAPAARKVAVKDHVSRYAAVCRTPARTAADIRAAAKDATTLAVRHTPVEGGPFTVELEFDAEHLAAAATVVPGVAPSGERRVAYTSATMYEGIRTFKAVTTIVSSAVEEQYG, from the coding sequence ATGAAGATCCTGATCAGTGCGGACATGGAAGGCGCCACCGGCGTCACCTGGCCGGCCGATGTGCTGCCGGGCACCCCCCAATGGGAGCGGTGCCGTGCCCTGTTCACCTCCGATGTGAACGCGGCGGCGCTCGGCTTCTACGACGGCGGCGCCGACGAGGTGCTCATCAACGAGGCCCACTGGTCCATGCGCAACCTCCTGCTGGAGCGGCTCGACGACCGGGTGCAGATGCTCACCGGCAGACACAAGTCCCTCTCCATGGTCGAGGGCATCCAGCACGGCGACGTCGATGCCATCGCCTTCGTCGGCTACCACACCGGCGCCGGTACGGAAGGGGTCCTCGCCCACACCTACCTGGCGAACTCCATCACCGGGGTGTGGCTCAACGGCGCCCGGGCCAGCGAGGGGCTGCTGAACGCGCATGTCGTGGCCGAGTACGGCGTACCCGTCGTCCTCGTCACCGGCGACGACCTGACCTGCGTGGACGCGGACGGGTACGCCCCCGCCGCCCGCAAGGTCGCCGTGAAGGACCACGTCTCGCGGTACGCGGCTGTGTGCCGCACCCCGGCCCGTACCGCCGCGGACATCCGTGCCGCGGCCAAGGACGCGACCACGCTGGCCGTGCGGCACACCCCGGTGGAGGGCGGCCCCTTCACCGTCGAGCTGGAGTTCGACGCCGAGCACCTGGCCGCGGCGGCCACCGTCGTCCCCGGCGTGGCGCCCAGCGGTGAACGGCGCGTCGCCTACACCAGCGCGACGATGTACGAAGGTATCCGCACGTTCAAGGCGGTGACGACGATCGTGTCGTCCGCCGTGGAGGAACAGTATGGCTGA
- a CDS encoding GNAT family N-acetyltransferase yields MSAFDYLAEGRRVAIRAYTPADAEEFTTRARESRGVHRPWLFPPEDVRAYTTYAGRLIDDPTKAGFLVCEPERERERERERDAGKGRAGKGRDGEGAGGGGIAGFININNIVHGGFRCGALGYGAFAHAVGRGLMSEGLALVLRYAFGPLGLHRLEANIQPANEGSIALVRRAGFRREGFSPDFLFIDGAWRDHERWAITAEMLS; encoded by the coding sequence ATGTCTGCATTCGACTATCTGGCCGAGGGACGCCGTGTGGCGATCCGCGCCTACACCCCGGCGGATGCCGAAGAGTTCACCACGCGGGCGAGGGAGAGCCGGGGCGTACACCGCCCCTGGCTCTTCCCGCCCGAGGACGTCCGTGCGTACACCACCTACGCGGGCCGGCTGATCGACGACCCGACCAAGGCGGGCTTCCTGGTCTGCGAACCGGAACGCGAACGCGAACGTGAACGCGAACGGGACGCCGGCAAGGGCAGGGCCGGCAAGGGCAGGGACGGAGAGGGCGCGGGCGGCGGTGGGATCGCGGGGTTCATCAACATCAACAACATCGTCCACGGCGGATTCCGCTGCGGCGCGCTCGGATACGGGGCCTTCGCCCACGCGGTGGGGCGCGGTCTGATGAGCGAAGGGCTGGCACTGGTCCTGCGGTACGCCTTCGGGCCGCTCGGCCTGCACCGGCTCGAAGCCAACATCCAGCCCGCCAACGAGGGATCGATCGCCCTCGTCCGGCGGGCCGGATTCCGCCGCGAAGGGTTCTCGCCGGACTTCCTCTTCATCGACGGAGCCTGGCGCGACCACGAGCGGTGGGCGATCACGGCCGAGATGCTGAGCTAG
- the asnB gene encoding asparagine synthase (glutamine-hydrolyzing) yields the protein MCGIVGWVSFDRDLRGAAEAATLDAMTETMACRGPDDRGTWTVEHAGLGHRRLAIIDLPGGRQPMTVSTPEGDVALVYSGEAYNFTELRTELAARGHRFLTDSDTEVVLHGYLEWGESVAERLNGMYAFAVWDSRHDKLVMIRDRMGVKPFYYWPTPDGVLFGSEPKAILANPLSRPRVTLDGLRELFSLVKNPGHAVWDGMYEVEPGTVLTVDRGGVRRHVYWRLETRPHSDDRDTSIATVRSLLDDIVRRQLISDVPRCILLSGGLDSSAVTSLAARQLAKTGEKVRTFAVDFVGRTEHFVADELRTTPDTPFVHAVAERAGTIHRDIVLDPDALADPDVRARVIRARDIPMGLGDMDASLYLLFRAIREHSTVALSGESADEVFGGYLQFFDEEARSADTFPWLVRFTEHFGEDAGVLRDDVNQALGLEKYIRESYDSAVAGIERLTGESDFEYRMRRICHLHLTRFVRVLLDRKDRASMAVGLEVRVPFCDHRLVEYVYNTPWALKSFDGREKSLLREATADLLPRSVYERTKTPYPSTQDPKYAVALQGHARTLLASPGHRVFDLVDRDRLRRVAEHDAPGITSASRRGLERTLDLAMWLDMYEPELDLG from the coding sequence ATGTGTGGCATCGTCGGCTGGGTCTCCTTCGACCGCGATCTGCGGGGCGCCGCGGAAGCCGCGACCCTGGACGCGATGACGGAGACCATGGCCTGCCGGGGCCCGGACGACCGGGGGACCTGGACCGTCGAGCACGCGGGGCTCGGACACCGCCGGCTCGCGATCATCGACCTGCCCGGCGGACGCCAGCCCATGACCGTCTCCACCCCCGAGGGCGACGTCGCCCTCGTCTACTCCGGTGAGGCGTACAACTTCACCGAACTGCGCACCGAACTGGCCGCCCGCGGGCACCGCTTCCTCACCGACTCGGACACCGAGGTCGTGCTGCACGGCTACCTGGAGTGGGGCGAGTCCGTCGCCGAACGGCTCAACGGCATGTACGCCTTCGCCGTCTGGGACAGCCGCCACGACAAGCTCGTCATGATCCGCGACCGGATGGGCGTCAAGCCCTTCTACTACTGGCCGACGCCCGACGGAGTGCTCTTCGGCTCGGAGCCCAAGGCCATCCTCGCCAACCCGCTGTCCCGGCCCCGGGTGACCCTGGACGGGCTCCGGGAGCTCTTCAGCCTCGTCAAGAACCCCGGACACGCCGTCTGGGACGGCATGTACGAGGTGGAGCCCGGCACGGTGCTCACCGTCGACCGCGGCGGTGTGCGCCGACACGTCTACTGGCGGCTGGAGACCCGTCCGCACTCCGACGACCGGGACACCTCGATCGCCACCGTACGGTCACTGCTCGACGACATCGTGCGCCGCCAGCTGATCTCCGACGTGCCCCGCTGCATCCTGCTCTCCGGCGGCCTCGACTCCTCCGCGGTCACCTCCCTCGCCGCCCGGCAGCTCGCCAAGACCGGTGAGAAGGTCCGCACCTTCGCCGTTGACTTCGTCGGACGCACCGAGCACTTCGTCGCCGACGAACTGCGCACCACCCCCGACACGCCGTTCGTCCACGCCGTGGCCGAGCGGGCCGGCACCATCCACCGCGACATCGTGCTCGACCCGGACGCCCTCGCCGACCCCGATGTGCGCGCCCGGGTGATCCGGGCCCGGGACATCCCCATGGGCCTCGGCGACATGGACGCCTCGCTCTATCTGCTCTTCCGGGCCATCCGCGAACACTCGACGGTCGCGCTGTCCGGCGAGTCCGCCGACGAGGTCTTCGGCGGCTACCTCCAGTTCTTCGACGAGGAGGCGCGGAGCGCCGACACCTTCCCCTGGCTGGTCCGGTTCACCGAGCACTTCGGCGAGGACGCGGGCGTGCTCCGCGACGACGTGAACCAGGCACTCGGCCTGGAGAAGTACATCCGCGAGAGCTACGACTCCGCGGTCGCCGGCATCGAACGGCTCACCGGCGAGAGCGACTTCGAGTACCGCATGCGCCGGATCTGCCACCTCCACCTGACCCGGTTCGTGCGCGTGCTGCTCGACCGCAAGGACCGCGCGAGCATGGCCGTCGGCCTGGAGGTCCGGGTGCCGTTCTGCGACCACCGGCTCGTCGAGTACGTCTACAACACCCCCTGGGCCCTGAAGTCCTTCGACGGCAGGGAGAAGAGCCTGCTGCGCGAGGCGACCGCGGATCTGCTTCCCCGGTCCGTGTACGAACGGACCAAGACCCCCTATCCGTCGACCCAGGACCCCAAGTACGCCGTCGCCCTCCAGGGGCACGCCCGCACCCTGCTCGCGAGCCCCGGCCACCGGGTCTTCGACCTCGTCGACCGCGACCGACTGCGCAGGGTGGCCGAACACGACGCGCCCGGGATCACCTCGGCGTCCCGACGCGGGCTGGAACGCACCCTGGACCTCGCGATGTGGCTGGACATGTACGAGCCGGAGCTCGACCTCGGCTGA
- a CDS encoding S66 peptidase family protein, with protein sequence MTLAPLTRPARLRPGARIAVVAPSGPVPADRLEAGLDVLRSWGLDPVEAPHVRDIHPELDYLGGTDEARARDLQEAWCDPSVDAVICARGGYGAHRMVDLVDWAAMRAAGPKVFIGYSDITVLHEAFARRMGLATLHGPMAGAETFLKDPDTQESLRATLFEPETVRTLGLPTARALVPGRARGITYGGCVSLLAADLGTPHARTSVRGGLLVIEDTTEDPYSIDRILTQLLRAGALAGTAGVACGSWAGCGPYESVRAVLADRLGTLGVPVVEELGFGHGPTALTIPLGVPAVLDAPADGSPATLTIEGSALV encoded by the coding sequence GTGACCCTCGCACCCCTGACCCGCCCCGCCCGGCTGCGTCCCGGTGCCAGGATCGCCGTCGTGGCACCGAGCGGGCCGGTGCCCGCGGACCGTCTGGAGGCGGGCCTCGACGTACTGCGGAGCTGGGGCCTGGACCCCGTCGAGGCCCCACATGTGCGCGACATCCACCCGGAGTTGGACTACCTCGGCGGTACGGACGAGGCGCGCGCCCGGGATCTCCAGGAAGCCTGGTGCGATCCGTCCGTCGACGCGGTGATCTGCGCCCGTGGCGGGTACGGCGCGCACCGCATGGTCGACCTGGTCGACTGGGCGGCGATGCGCGCGGCCGGACCCAAGGTGTTCATCGGCTACAGCGACATCACCGTGCTCCACGAGGCGTTCGCCCGGCGCATGGGGCTCGCCACCCTGCACGGTCCGATGGCCGGCGCCGAAACCTTCCTCAAGGACCCGGACACGCAGGAGTCCCTGCGGGCCACCCTGTTCGAGCCCGAGACCGTAAGGACCCTCGGCCTGCCCACGGCGCGGGCACTGGTACCGGGCCGGGCCCGCGGCATCACCTACGGTGGCTGTGTGAGTCTGCTCGCCGCCGACCTGGGCACCCCGCACGCCCGCACGTCGGTCCGGGGAGGGCTGCTCGTGATCGAGGACACCACCGAGGACCCGTACAGCATCGACCGCATCCTCACCCAGCTGCTGAGGGCCGGCGCGCTCGCCGGGACAGCCGGGGTGGCCTGCGGTTCCTGGGCCGGCTGCGGCCCGTACGAGAGCGTGCGGGCGGTCCTCGCCGACCGGCTCGGGACCCTGGGCGTACCCGTCGTCGAGGAGCTGGGCTTCGGGCACGGACCGACGGCGCTGACGATTCCGCTCGGCGTGCCCGCCGTGCTGGACGCGCCGGCCGACGGCAGCCCCGCGACGCTCACGATCGAGGGGTCCGCGCTGGTCTGA